From Coturnix japonica isolate 7356 chromosome 3, Coturnix japonica 2.1, whole genome shotgun sequence, the proteins below share one genomic window:
- the FBXO9 gene encoding F-box only protein 9 isoform X1 — MAEAEEDCHSDLVRTDDNERSGEANLQAELQMFRAQWMFELAPGVSSSGLEPLPCRTSSRGPGLKSVDTRGKQEIAKEEKAKELFLKAVEEEQNGALYEAIKFYRLAMQLVPDIEFKIAYTRSPDGDGVGKRCVDDNEEDGKMADLLSDFQQQLTLQESSVKLCQPELDVNQTHISALPLEVLMYIFRWVVSSDLDLRSLEQLSLVCRGFYICARDPEIWHQVCLKVWGRSCNKLVPYSSWREMFLERPRVRFDGVYISKTTYIRQGEQSLDGFYRAWHQVEYYRYLRFFPDGQVMMLTTPEDPQSIVPRLRTKNARVDAVLLGHYRLSQETDNQTKVFAVIMKKKEEKPVDYHKYRYFRRVPVQETEHSFHVGLQLCSSGRQTFNKLVWIHHSCHITYKSTGETAVTTFDIDKMYTPLFFARVKSYTAFSEKPL, encoded by the exons ATG gcagaagctgaagaagattGTCACTCTGATTTGGTAAGAACTGATGACAATGAAAGATCTGGTGAAGCAAACCTTCAG gcagagctgcagatgttCAGAGCTCAGTGGATGTTTGAGCTCGCCCCAGGTGTGAGTTCTAGTGGGTTGGAACCTCTGCCATGCAGAACATCATCAAGAGGACCTGGACTAAAGTCTGTAGATACCAGAGGGAAACAGGAGAtagcaaaagaggaaaag GCAAAAGAACTTTTCCTGAAAGCAgtggaagaagaacaaaatgggGCCCTTTATGAAG ccatCAAGTTTTATCGCCTAGCCATGCAGCTTGTCCCTGACATTGAGTTTAAGATCGCCTATACACGGTCCCCAGATGGTGATGGAGTTGGAAAGAGGTG CGTTGACGATAATGAAGAGGACGGCAAAATGGCTGATCTCCTGTCAGATTTCCAGCAACAGTTAACTCTTCAGGAATCTTCAGTCAAACTTTGTCAGCCTGAGCTTGATGTCAACCAGACCCATATCTCAG CGTTGCCTCTGGAGGTATTAATGTATATTTTCCGATGGGTGGTTTCGAGTGACTTGGACCTGAGATCATTAGAGCAATTATCTCTTGTTTGTCGAGGATTTTACATTTGTGCCAG agatcCTGAAATCTGGCATCAAGTGTGTTTGAAAgtatggggcaggagctgcaatAAACTTGTTCCATATTCCTCCTGGAGGGAAATGTTTTTGGAAAGGCCTCGTGTTCGATTTGATG GTGTATATATCAGCAAGACAACATACATACGCCAAGGAGAACAATCTCTTGATGGTTTCTATAGAGCATGGCACCAAGTGGAATATTACAG GTATTTGAGATTCTTTCCAGATGGTCAAGTTATGATGCTTACAACGCCTGAAGATCCGCAGTCTATTGTTCCTCGCTTGCGGACTAAAAATGCAAG AGTGGATGCAGTCTTGCTTGGTCATTATCGCCTTTCCCAGGAAACGGACAATCAAACCAAAGTATTTGCtgtaataatgaagaaaaaagaagag aagCCAGTTGACTACCACAAATACAGGTATTTCCGTCGTGTTCCAGTACAAGAGACAGAACATAGTTTTCATGTAGGACTGCAGTTGTGCTCCAGTGGGCGCCAGACGTTCAACAAACTTGTTTGGATACATCATTCTTGTCACATAACTTACAA
- the FBXO9 gene encoding F-box only protein 9 isoform X2, whose translation MEAKELFLKAVEEEQNGALYEAIKFYRLAMQLVPDIEFKIAYTRSPDGDGVGKRCVDDNEEDGKMADLLSDFQQQLTLQESSVKLCQPELDVNQTHISALPLEVLMYIFRWVVSSDLDLRSLEQLSLVCRGFYICARDPEIWHQVCLKVWGRSCNKLVPYSSWREMFLERPRVRFDGVYISKTTYIRQGEQSLDGFYRAWHQVEYYRYLRFFPDGQVMMLTTPEDPQSIVPRLRTKNARVDAVLLGHYRLSQETDNQTKVFAVIMKKKEEKPVDYHKYRYFRRVPVQETEHSFHVGLQLCSSGRQTFNKLVWIHHSCHITYKSTGETAVTTFDIDKMYTPLFFARVKSYTAFSEKPL comes from the exons ATGGAG GCAAAAGAACTTTTCCTGAAAGCAgtggaagaagaacaaaatgggGCCCTTTATGAAG ccatCAAGTTTTATCGCCTAGCCATGCAGCTTGTCCCTGACATTGAGTTTAAGATCGCCTATACACGGTCCCCAGATGGTGATGGAGTTGGAAAGAGGTG CGTTGACGATAATGAAGAGGACGGCAAAATGGCTGATCTCCTGTCAGATTTCCAGCAACAGTTAACTCTTCAGGAATCTTCAGTCAAACTTTGTCAGCCTGAGCTTGATGTCAACCAGACCCATATCTCAG CGTTGCCTCTGGAGGTATTAATGTATATTTTCCGATGGGTGGTTTCGAGTGACTTGGACCTGAGATCATTAGAGCAATTATCTCTTGTTTGTCGAGGATTTTACATTTGTGCCAG agatcCTGAAATCTGGCATCAAGTGTGTTTGAAAgtatggggcaggagctgcaatAAACTTGTTCCATATTCCTCCTGGAGGGAAATGTTTTTGGAAAGGCCTCGTGTTCGATTTGATG GTGTATATATCAGCAAGACAACATACATACGCCAAGGAGAACAATCTCTTGATGGTTTCTATAGAGCATGGCACCAAGTGGAATATTACAG GTATTTGAGATTCTTTCCAGATGGTCAAGTTATGATGCTTACAACGCCTGAAGATCCGCAGTCTATTGTTCCTCGCTTGCGGACTAAAAATGCAAG AGTGGATGCAGTCTTGCTTGGTCATTATCGCCTTTCCCAGGAAACGGACAATCAAACCAAAGTATTTGCtgtaataatgaagaaaaaagaagag aagCCAGTTGACTACCACAAATACAGGTATTTCCGTCGTGTTCCAGTACAAGAGACAGAACATAGTTTTCATGTAGGACTGCAGTTGTGCTCCAGTGGGCGCCAGACGTTCAACAAACTTGTTTGGATACATCATTCTTGTCACATAACTTACAA